TTTTACGATTGAGAGTAATTTCCTTCAAGGATGGGATCCTGAGGCAGGAAACACAAGTTATCCTATTATGAAGTCAGTTATAATGGGTTTACAAGTTCAGTTTTAATCATTAATAGGTGAAGTCATGAAAAAGAAAATAAGAATAATCTATATAATCGTAGTTTCCTTGGCTTTAAATGCTTGTGCAGACTTAGATCTTACTCCTAAAACAGGTATTTCAACAGAAAACTTCTTTAGAAATCTGCCCGAATTGGAAATTGGTTTGAACTCACTCTATGAGAAAAAACTTTGGAAAATTGACGAAGACTGGTGGACAGATGACATGTTTCACAGAGGTGGTCCTGCTACAAATGACATTTCTACAGGCAATATCAATTCTGAATCATCGCTTTCTGGTGTATATTGGACTGATTTATATGACGGGATAAAAAGAGCAAACACTCTGCTTCAAGCGATAGAAAAATTAAGAGGAGTTGAAAGTGAAGACGAACTCAATAGGATTGAAGGTGAAGCGAGGGCAATAAGAGCTTATTTTTATGGCATATTAGTCACAAAGTTTGGAGATGTACCTTTATTAACTTCAAATATTCCTCTGAATGAAGCATATAATGTGACTAGAACCGGTGTTAGTGAAGTTAAAAACTTCATTTATAGTGAATTGGATGAAGCCGCATTATTACTACCTCGAAATAACGAAAATAGGGTTAATCAAGGCTTTGCCTTTGGAATAAAAGCGAGATTCGCTCTTTATTTGGGTGATTTTCAGATTTCAAAGATAGCTTCAAAAGCTGTGATTGACATGGGTATTTATGATCTGGACAAAAACTTTAGGACGTTATTTTTGAAGGAAGGAGCGGCTAGTAAAGAAAATATTTTCTTTATTCCTCAAAGTCTTGATTTCAATGTAAATTTTAATAATACTTTGACTCGGGATTTTATTCCTAGAAATGCAGGAGGTTTTGGTGCAGCTATGCCTACGTTTGAAGCCGTACATATATTTGAATGTGTCGATGGAGAGACAATTGACAAGTCCCCACTTTATGACCCCCAAAAACCTTTTGTAAACAGAGATCCGAGATTAAATGAGACTATTGTAGAATTTGGTATTCCTTGGCTTGGGTTTATATATCAACCACATCCTGATTCAATAACAACAATCAATACATTAAATAATGAAAGAGTAAGAAACAATGATTCAAGAGGTGTTGCAATTTTCGCATCTTTTACAGGAATGCTTTGGAAAAAAGGTATTGAGCAGAGATGGGCTGATAATCCAAGATTGGCGGATCAAAATTTAATAATTTTGAGGTATGCAGATATTTTGTTGATGCAAGCTGAATCTTTGATAGAACTCAATGAAGATTTGACTACTGCCCAAAACCTTATCAATCAAGTGCGGGCAAGAGCCTATGGAGTAGAGTTGAATCAGACAGATCTTTTTCCAGCTGTTTCTGAATTAGACCAGAACGGATTGAGGGCAAGGTTAAGACGTGAAAGAAGGGTTGAATTGATGAGGGAAGGATTAAGATACCAAGATATAATCAGGTGGAGAATTGGAAATAAAACGATCACAAGAGTGGTCTTGGGTATGCCACAACCTACTGTGCAGGATAGAAACCAATGGCCGTTCAATGATCAGATTTTACCTGTCGTAGATCAGGATGGAGTGGTTTTGTTTGATAGTCAACAACTGATTTCCAGAAATTTTGCCAGCCTGCTTCAGACTTATAGTTTTGACGAACAAAGGATGTATCTATGGCCTATTCCTGCATCGGATAGGTTTTTGAATTCTAATCTGACGCAAAATCCCGGGTATTGATTTTTTCTAAATCATAAAATCATATAGTATGAAAGAATTGAAATTATTGGTTCTAATAGGATTGGTATTGGTTTCCTGCAATCCGGTACGAGAAGAAAATAGGGAGATTGAAGAAAAATGGATAAATGTTAGCGGAGTGTATCCCCATCTAGCCTACTACAACGATGAGGGAGAATGTGGAACCGGTGCAGTAGTGCCTTGGGCTGATAAACTTTGGGTAGTCACCTATGGGCCGCATTTGCCATTTGGTTCTTCGGACAAGTTATATGAAATAGATACAGATTTGAATCAAATAGTCAGAGAGGAAAGCATCGGTGGCACTCCAGCAAACCGGATGATCCATAAGGAATCAGATCAGCTTTTTATTGGGCCGTATACGATTAGTAATCAGGGAGTGGTAAGGGCCATTCCTTACGAAATAATGCCCGGAAGACATACTGGAAATGCCCGGCACCTGACAAATCCCGAAAGCAAAATCTACTTTGCGACAATGGAGGAAGGATTTTATGAAGTTGATGTAAATACCCTTCAACCTACCCTGCTTTATGAAGATGCCAATGTTGGAAGGCAAAAGGGAAATGATACTGATTCAAATCCTCCGGGATCTCTTTTATTGGGAGCACATGGAAAGGGTGCCTATTCCGGACAGGGTGTTCTGGTCTATAGCAATAATGGTGAATCAGGGCAACAAGCATTGGAGCAATTTGATATTGAATCAGGGGTTTTAGCTGAATGGGACGGGAAGGAATGGAAAACAGTGCGAAGAGCGCAATTTGTGGAAGTGACAGGACCAGGTGGAATTTATGGAAATCCTAATCCTGAAAAAGACCCAATCTGGGCAACAGGTTGGGACCACAAATCTATATTGGTTGGCGTAAGAGATTCGGGAGAATGGTCATTTTATAGATTGCCTAAAGCCAGCCACAGTTATGATGGTGCTCATGGTTGGAATACGGAATGGCCGAGAATCAGGGATATTGGGACTACAGAAAATCCCGATTACTTGATGACCATGCATGGGATGTTTTGGAAATTCCCTCAAGGCTTTTCTTCAAAAAACTCCGTGGGGATCAGGCCTAGGTCTTCCTATCTGAAAGTCATTGGGGATTTTACAAGGTGGAATGACCAGCTTGTGTTTGGATGTGATGATTCTGCCCAAAAAGAATTCCTTAATGTCAGGAAAGCAAAAGGTGGAATTGAAGGCCCGGGACAATCCAATTCAAATCTTTGGTTTACTTCTACCAGTCTTCCAGATGAACTTGGACCTTCTGACGCTAACGGAGCTGTTTGGCTATCAGAAAACGTTTCTGCTGGAGCCCAATCGGAAGCTTTTCTATTTGCAGGATGGGCCAATAGATCAGCTTGGATCCTTAATGAGGGTAATTCCGAAACCGAGTTTTTGTTTGAAGTCGATACAAATGGGGATAAGACATGGAAACCATTGCTATCCCAAAAAGTGTCTGCCGGACAAACCCAACTAATTGAATTCCCCAAAAATGATAAAGGAGAATGGATCCGGGTAAAAGTGGATAAAAACACCAAAGCAACCGTTCATTTTTCCTATAACAATGGACACAGCAAAAGTACATTTGGAGATAATGGAGCCTTTAATGGCATTTCAACTATTGATGAAAAAACTTCCTTGGGAGGATTGCTTTACGGACTTGGTGATAATCGAAGAGCGCTTGGAGTAGTAGCAGGAGAAATCGGTGAAAATGATTTCCATGAAAATGGGTATTATGAGTTGAATGAGAAAATGGAGCTTGTTCCAAAAACTGATGCTGAAACAAGTGATTTCATAAATTCCAAATTTGCCATTCCAAGAAATGTAATTGAAATCGATGAATCTTCCGTTTTGGTTATTGACGATAAAAACCGAAGGTGGAGACTTCCATTGGGTCAGGAAGATTTTACCCGAAAAACCAACGATGGATTGTTAAGGATTTGCAGAGAAGTGGCTACAGAAAGGGACTTATTCAATGCCCACGGTACATTTTATGAGTTGCCTGCGGAAAATGCCGATGGATACGCCAAAATCAGACCTATATCCTCCCATAATCTTCAGATTCATGATTATGCATCATACAGGGGAATGTTAATTATGACAGGGATTGATCCAAACCAAAATTCCAAAAATATCTTTAAATCTAAAGATGGCAAAGCGGCAGTTTGGGCTGGTGTAATTGATGATTTATGGAAACTTGGCAAGCCTACAGGAAAAGGCGGACCATGGAAAAATTCCAAAGTCAGCAAAGGTCAAGCATCCGATCCTTATCTGATTGGGTTCTATGATAAAAAATCCCTTGAAATCAGCCATGACTTGAATAATGATGTGGAATTTACAATCGAAGTAGAGCCAATTGGCCATGGTCCTTGGATGACTTACAAAAAAGTAAAAGTTGGTAAAGGAGAAATATTCAAATATGATTTTCCTGAAGGTTTTCAGGCACGATGGATCCGGTTTAAATCAAATGAAAATTGCAACGCAACGGCCTGGTTAGAATATAAATAAAAAAACATAAGATTGATTGGTTTTATTTAACCACTGTTTCTTTGAGGCGGTGGTTTTTTATTCTCTTATCTACAATTAGAATATCCTGAGATCTACAAATCTCACTTTTTAGCTCTAGACATTGGCCTACAAGAAATTCTCCTTTTGAGTTTGGGGATTTTTAAATTAAATTGTTAGATCACTATATAACCACCGTCTCCATGCTCAAAATCTCCTTCTTCCCAGCAATTTCATCCTTTCAAATTGGTCTTTGGAATGGACACGCTATGAAATGAGGGAGCCGATTAGAGTGAATTAATAAGTAAAAACAAAAAATGTTAGTGTCAACATTAATTAGATCTAAAAATTTGAGACAAAGAATCAAAATCCAATTACTAAGCTTGCTGCTCTTTATTGGTTTTGCTCAGTCTGTTTTTCCCCAAAAACTCTATTGGATCAGAGCAGAAGGAGGAGAAAGAAACGAATATGTGTTTTTCAGAAAAGATTTTCAGCTAAAAGAAGAGGCCCTTCAAGGGGAGCTCAACCTGTATGTAGATTCGAGGTATGCCTTGTATGTCAATGGAAATTATTTGGGTTTCGGGCCTGTCAGATCTTTCCATACCCATCCGTATTTTGACTCTTATGATCTGGTACCTTTTTTAAAGAAAGGGAATAATGTGATCACTGTTTTGGCTATGAATAATGGAATGGAGACCTTCCAACTTTTTGATAATAAAGGAGCGGCGCTGTTTTGGGGAGAAATTCTTGCCGGGTCGGAAAAAATCAGTCTTGATATTCAGTCCTGGAAAGCAAAAAAATCCATCGGCTATGACCAGACTACTCCAAGGTTCTCTTTTGCCAAAGGTCCTATAGAAAGTTGGGATGTGAGCAAAGATAAGGGTTGGAATACAGAAGGAACTTCTACCGACGGTTGGCAAACCCCGGTACCCGTTGCCAATCATGCCAATTGGGGGCAAATGGCCCCAAGACCCATTCCTTACCTGACCATGGAAGATGTCAGAGCTTTGAGACTAATGGGTGCTTATCCACTCAAAAATGAAGAAGATATTTACACATTCAGGGTACCAGCTCCTGATTTGGATATAGAAGAATATTCAATAGGTCATCCGGGCTTGGTCTACACCTATATTTATTCTCCCAAAAAACAAAAAGTGAATGCAGGCTTGTGGTGGGGAGAGTATTTTCTGAATGGAAATAAGATCAATCCCAAAAAAACCGAAAATATGAGCTATCATCGGCAGGAGTTTAATTTGGACCTCAATCCGGGATGGAATGAATTATTGGTTCGGAATAAGGTCATCTGGGGGACTTGGGATTTTTACCTTTCGCTTCCCTCAAATCTTGGATTATCGGTTTCACCTTCTAAAAAACCGGATGATACAGAATGGTTTTATTCCTTCGTTCCTTTGGAAATCAATCTTGAAAAGGCAATTGAACAGCTGGATCTGGGTATTGGAATTGACAAAATAACACAAAATTTCACTTCAAACTGGCGATCCCATAGCCGGGAAGAAAATACCAATCCGGCAAAGGATTTGGCTTGGATGAAGGCTGATACGGCAAAACCTATTTTCCCTTCGGGAGTATTTTTAGAGCCCCTGATTTACAAGGAAAATCCAACCGGACTATGTTTTTATTTTGACATGGGGGAAATTCAGTTGGGACAGTTTTTTGTGGAGGGGGATTTTCCTGAGGGCACCATCATTGATATTGGTTTTTCGGAAGAACTCAATCAGGCAGGACTGCCCTGGTTGTACAAAAGACATCAGGTGGGGGCAGGATTGAGATTTGTGGCAGATGGGGATCAAAAAAGGTATCAATCCTTCAAGCCATACGGCGCCCGCTACCTGAAAGTCACCGTCAGAGATAATCAGACTCCTTTTCGATTGGATAATGTCGGAATGATCCGGCAGGTGTATCCTTTCCAAACCATAGGTTCATTTTCATCTTCCGACCCTTTACTCAACAGAATTTGGGAAGCCTCTTGGCGGACATTACAGATCTGCGCCGAAGATTCTTATACAGATACTCCCTTCCGGGAAAGGGGCTTATATGCAGGAGACATGATACCTCAAATGGCAATGACCCAGGCTGTAAGTGGAGATATGCGTTTGGTGAAACATTCCTTGAATTTGTTTCAAGACATGTATCGCTCCCAAATGTGGGAGGGAGCTACCAACAGGCATGAGGATTATATTTTTTCTTCTCTGATTGCTTTAGATGAATATGCCAAACTTTCAGGTGATTGGGCCCTTGTAAAAGAGCATTATGAAAACTACAAATCATTGATTGGTCAATATCAAAGCAGATATGAAAATGGATTGGTCAAAACGGAGAGTATATTTATTGAGTGGACAACAATCAATAAAAAAGATGCAGTGATGACTGCCTTCGAAGCAATTTATTATTACAGCTTAGAAAGATTGGCCGAATGGGCAGATCGTTTTGGTTTCCAACAGGATAAAACTGCATTTGTCCAAGAAGCGGCCAGACTAAAGGGAAATATAAATTCCAAGCTTTGGGATCCCTCTCAAGAGAACTATTTTGACGGAATCAAGGATGGTGGAGTCTTGCAGGAAAAGCATATTACCTCTACGATTTGGCCTACACTGATGGGGGTCACTGAACCGAAAGATCAAGAAGTAATAATCGATTGGTTGAAAGAAGAAATCTTGGACATAGGACAGGATACTAGAAAAGAAAAAATATCGCCATACAGTTCCTTTTACCTTTTTGCCTTGCTATACAGGTTTGAGCAATCAGGATCAGTGGAAAATTTCATTAAGAAGCATTGGGGACCAATGGCACTGCACAATGACCGGCCGACCATTTGGGAAAATTTTGATGTGGTAAATTCCGATATCGGTACTTCCAGCCATGCTTGGAGCGGACATCCTTTGTTTTTCTTTGCTACAGAGACTTTAGGCGTTAATCTGGGGTTTTTTAGGGATTTCAATCCTGATCTTATTGAAATACAACCCCAATCTGAAACACTTTCATGGGCAAAAGGCACTGTGGTACATCCATTGGGACCTGTGGAAGTGGATTGGAGAATTGAAGGAGAAAACCTTTTCCTGAATTATTCAGCACCTCCGGGAGCAAAGGTTTCTGTAAAACCAAAAGGAAAACTCGGTAAACTTAATCTAATCCTTAATTCAACAAGGTGATAAACGAAGAAAAGTATTCATCAATCTTAAGATCACATGTTATCTGCATACCCTCCCAATATGGAGACCCAAAACCGAAGATTCATTTTGCAAATGGCTGAACAAAACATTAAAACACTAAACTACCATGAAGACATTTCAACTGCTGAATAAGCTATTTGCAAGATTATTCATCCTCAGTGCAATATTCCTTAATCTTCCGGTTGGGCCTGTATCTGCCCAAAATGAAAAACCTAACATTTTGCTTATTGCCATTGATGATCTGAACGATTGGGTTGGGTACTTGGGAGGACACCCCATGGTTCAGACCCCCAATATAGACCGATTGGCGGCAAGTGGAATTGCATTTACAAATGCCCACGTACAAGCCCCATTATGTAACCCATCAAGATCAAGTATTTTGACAGGTTTGAGACCAACCACCACCGGGATATATGCCTTGGGCCCTTGGTTCCGTGACTTGGATCCTTATAAGGACCTCGTCACGCTTCCACAATATTTTGAGAAGAACGGTTATGAAACCATGGCGACGGGCAAAATCTTTCACGATGCTTTTCCACCAAAAGAAGAAAGAAGAAATGGAACGGAATTCAGTGTTTGGGGTTTTCATGGCAGTTTCTTGCCCCGACCTGTAGAGCCATTTGTAAAAAATACCGGGCACCCCTTGGTTGATTGGGGAGTTTATCCGGAAAGTGACTCCTTGCAAGATGATTGGAAAGTCACAGATTGGGCTATTGAACAATTGGAAAACAGGCCGGAAAACAAACCCTTTTTCCTTTCTGTGGGAATTCGGCATCCGCATGTACCTTTATATGCTTCACAAAAATGGTTTGACCTTTATCCTGAAGAGGAACTGCTTTTACCAGAAACAAGGGCAGATGACCGTGAAGACATTCCTCCTTTTTCTTGGTATCTACATTGGGACCTTCCTGAACCAAGACTGGCTTGGCTCGAAATGAACCACCAATGGAAACCAAAAGTACGGGCATATCTGGCAAGTGTAAGTTTTGCCGATATGTTGGTAGGTAGGTTGTTGGATACATTGGAGAAAGAGGGCTTAACTGAAAATACCATTGTGGTGTTGTTTTCCGATCATGGATACCATTTAGGCACAAAAGGAATTACAGGAAAAAATTCGCTTTGGCATGAATCAACAAGGGTACCCTTTATTTTTTCAGGACCGGGAATACCTGAAAAAGGAAAATTAAATGATGCTCCGGTGGAACTGCTTGATCTTTATCCTACATTGATCTCCCTTGCTGGATTACCAAATAAAGATGGGTTGGATGGACAGTCCCTTATACCGCTCCTTACGGATATTGGGTATAGGCGTGAATCTCCGGCTATCTGTACCCATGGCCCTGATAATCATGTGGTCGTAACTGAGGAATGGAGATTTATCCAATATGCGGACGGTTCCAGAGAACTTTATGACAGAAAAAATGATCAAAATGAATGGCATAATCTGGCTATATTGGAAGAATATATTCCTATAATGGATAAGCTTTCGAATTATTTGCCAAAAAGTGCAAAACCGGCACCTGGCAGTAAGACGAGACTGATAGAAATGATTGATGGAATGCCTTATTGGGAAGGGAAAATAATTCCTTATGGGGCAAAAGTTCCAATGAAGTTTGATTAACGCTTGTTTCAAATTATTAAACTGATAGTTAAATCTAGACTTCTGGGAGTAATTAAGTTTTCCCCATTATTCCATTTCTATCAACCATGGTTTATCACCAACCCCTTCAATTTCAAATCCTAAAGTTTAATTCCTTCAGGAAACAGTTTATCCAAATAGACAAAGTCTTAAAATTCATCAGTCAGGGCAATAAGTGTTAATGCAATATTGATCTTTTCAAAAAAATGTTTCTACCCCTCCAAATCCAACATCCACCTGAAATCATCTTCTGAAACTATTTTGAAATGAAAACCCTTGTTTGTCATCTGTTTAGTCGTCCGCTGATTTGAAATCTAAACCAAATAAGTCTGTATTCTTTAATTTTTAAGTATAAATTCAATTCCTCTATGGTGCGATTAATGGAGACGGAGGAACTTACAAGAGAGAGTACACATTTAAATTTCAATTCCTCTATGGTGCGATTAATGGTTGAAGTTCAGATCATTGACTTCTACCCCCGTATCAATTTCAATTCCTCTATGGTGCGATTAATGGATCTGGAAGGCCTCGGATTCATACCCGATCACCGCTATTTCAATTCCTCTATGGTGCGATTAATGGCGCTTTTCTTGTTGTGGATGGCGGCGGCTAAAATCTATTTCAATTCCTCTATGGTGCGATTAATGGAACGCGGCGACCGCAGGGCATTTGCCGCATAACCCGATTTCAATTCCTCTATGGTGCGATTAATGGCATACTATCCAGAAAGCATAGCCCCCGACTTTATTGATTTCAATTCCTCTATGGTGCGATTAATGGGATCGCAAGGATGGATAAAATGCCGCCATACTTAAATTTCAATTCCTCTATGGTGCGATTAATGGTACTACGAGTACACAGGATCTACTTCTATGTGGCAAATTTCAATTCCTCTATGGTGCGATTAATGGAGAATTTGGAATCAGAGCTTCACAGTCGGGAGATAATTTCAATTAATGGAGAATTTGGAATCAGAGCTTCACAGTCGGGAGATAATTTCAATTCCTCTATGGTGCGATTAATGGCGATGCCAGGTCACCAAGTGCCCGCATCTCCTGCAATTTCAATTCCTCTATGGTGCGATTAATGGTGTATTAATCGTACAACCTCCTTCTGCGCTTGGAAAATTTCAATTCCTCTATGGTGCGATTAATGGCCTGCTGTTGATGATGAAAATGATATTCGTAATCTTATTTCAATTCCTCTATGGTGCGATTAATGGCCTGCATCATTCAGACCTTCGGCTATAATTGAATATATTTCAATTCCTCTATGGTGCGATTAATGGAGTATGGGAGGCAGCCCAACAGCTTACAGAAGAGTTATTTCAATTCCTCTATGGTGCGATTAATGGATCCAATTATCTACAGTGTTTGCAGCTCTCAATCTCATTTCAATTCCTCTATGGTGCGATTAATGGTTGACAAATGAGGATATTTTATATACAGGTGATGTTATTTCAATTCCTCTATGGTGCGATTAATGGATCGGACTTCTATTCACTAAGTACATATTTTCTCAGATTTCAATTCCTCTATGGTGCGATTAATGGCTGGATGATCCGATCTCCGAAGTATGCCAACATTTTATTTCAATTCCTCTATGGTGCGATTAATGGTGTAGTAAGTGGCAAAACCATCCTTGCACATTCCTATTTCAATTCCTCCTGTTTTGTGCGATGGGACACCCAAGCTAAGTTTTCATGATTGCAGAGATTAGTTCCTGTTGTTCCTGAGTTGGTTTGAGAGGAACTGTTGTATAGGTTTTAGAATCAGGAAGGAATACCCTTATCTGGTACATGTTTTTGGTAAGCTCGATAGCTCTGTTTGCAGAAAATGATACTTTCCGTTTTTTAAGAAGTCTTTCCATTTCTTTAAATACAGCATAAGACACAAAACAGATACAGATATGTGTTTGTATTCTTTCCGGTATTCGGTGGTAGATTGGCCGTATTCTGATATCTGTCTTGCTGATCCGGAAAGCCTTTTCTATTTGCCACAAGTTTCCGTATGCATCAATAACCTCCCTGGCTTTCATATCAGTATTTGTAAGATATCCTTTCAGCCCATCCCATCTGGCATCCAGTTGATATTTGGAATAATCAATTGCTACTTTGATTTCTGATTCGAGCTTGAGGTACTTGTTATATCCTCTGTTATTGATACTGCTTTTGTCGATTTTCCCATTTTTGACCTTTTTCTCGAGCTTTTCAAGCCCCTTTTTTCTGTTATGGGCATCCTTCTTCAGTCTCTTGTCAGAAAAGCTTACAACCAGTCTATAACCGTCTTTTTTAACTTCTCCGGGATTGTCTTCGGTTATTTCCAGTTCCTGGATTGCATCTTTGATCTCTTTGCTCTCATTCCTGATTTTACCGCCCAGTACAAACTTATAACCGTGACCGATAAGTGCTTTGATATTGGCCCCGGACAGTAAGCCTGCATCTGCAATCACTATAGGTTTACCGATGGAAAACTTCTTTTGGATATTTTCCAGAACAGGTATCAAGGTATATCCCTCATAAGTACTTCCTTCAAAAATATCATATCCAAGCGGATATCCCTCAGAACCGACCAACAGCCCCAATTTTATCTGGGGGTGTTGATGCTTGCCATCTTTTGAATAACCGATTTTCCGCAGATCATCTTCATCCGGGGCCTCAAAGAATAATGTGGTCATATCATAGAAAACAATACCGATATGCCCTCCCAGAATCTTCTCAAAGTGTTTAAATGTTATTTTCTCTATATCCTCTTTGAACTCCTTATGGATCTTGTCCATATACCGATAAATGGAATAAACACTGACTTCCTTGTTCTTGAATCTGGACAGGTAATCTACTGTTTTTAGCTTGGAGCCCGGATAAACCAGCCTGGACATAACCAGGTCCCTAAATAGATCATCGCCTCCGATTTTGTGATAACCCATTGACTCATAAACTCTTCCGAGTATGTTGTCCGGACCAACTAATTCGATCTGGTTGTTGCCTACATTCGATAGAATGGATTTTAAGCTGCTGTCCCGGTCATTTGAAAACAGATAAGTCTGGCCTTGAATTCTCTCAATTTCAAGCTGGGCCTGGCGTTCAAGAATATCCAACTCCACAGCATCAAAGGAACTCCCGAATGACTTGACCACTTTATTGATCCTGCCAACTTTCTGGATAATCTGAATGCTGAAACTACCACTTGAATTCTTCTTACGTCTCACAAACATGAACTAAAAATAGACCGAGACACCCAAAATCACAAAATCAAAGCAAATAAATGGCTATATTTCAATCACTTAATTTTGAACTAAAACATATCCGCACAAAACAGGAGTACATATTTTCTCAGATTTCAATTCCTCTATGGTGCGATTAATGGCTGGATGATCCGATCTCCGAAGTATGCCAACATTTTATTTCAATTCCTCTATGGTGCGATTAATGGTGTAGTAAGTGGCAAAACCATCCTTGCACATTCCTATTTCAATTCCTCTATGGTGCGATTAATGGAATCAATTTCTTCGTCAATGGCCTTGACTTCTCTCAATTTCAATTCCTCTATGGTGCGATTAATGGAAAACCGGAACCACCCGTTGAGTTTGGTTCATTCAATTTCAATTCCTCTATGGTGCGATTAATGGAATCGAGAAAAACCAGATCAACTGCTGCGGAGTTGGATTTCAATTCCTCTATGGTGCGATTAATGGCATATTGAAGTATCATGACCGCACCAAGGCCATTGAATTTCAATTCCTCTATGGTGCGATTAATGGGATCAGAGCGAGCTTCTGCATGTCGTTTCTGTTGTATTTCAATTCCTCTATGGTGCGATTAATGGTGCTCAGGCTTTCAATTTCTGCCTGAAGCTTCTCGAATTTCAATTCCTCTATGGTGCGATTAATGGAAACATCGATTGGGAGGGAGATCCTACCCTTGTGAAATTTCAATTCCTCTATGGTGCGATTAATGGTCTGAGAGTTAGCAATACTTCCTTGAATTTTTCCCTATTTCAATTCCTCTATGGTGCGATTAATGGTATCACGGTAAGCCTGAGCTGCACGCCCGTAGGCTGATTTCAATTCCTCTATGGTGCGATTAATGGTAGGCTCAATAGGATTGATGCAATTTATAATTCTAATTTCAATTCCTCTATGGTGCGATTAATGGTAAGTCCTTTTATGGCGGCTCAGGCGTACAAAGACAATTTCAATTCCTCTATGGTGCGATTAATGGGTGGATATACCCTATGGATTCCCTGTTCTTTTGGCAATTTCAATTCCTCTATGGTGCGATTAATGGAACAATATCCGGGCAAAATACGGTGAATTATTCAAATTTCAATTCCTCTATGGTGCGATTAATGGTTCGTTAATGTCTGCAAGTGCTTTGTCAACTTCTTTTATTTCAATTCCTCTATGGTGCGATTAATGGAACGTCAATAGCTTTATACAGCTTATCACCTGACTTATTTCAATTCCTCTATGGTGCGATTAATGGGTTGAATTTTGTATATCACCTGCCATTCCCTTTACAATTTCAATTCCTCTATGGTGCGATTAATGGTTTCTTCAGGATCTTCAAATGTCAATCTGGCAATCAATTTCAATTCCTCTATGGTGCGATTAATGGGCAGGTCATCTGAGGATATCATTACAAATTCTTTCAATTTCAATTCCTCTATGGTGCGATTAATGGAGTATTTCATTTTCTCATTGAACACCATCCTGTCTGATTTCAATTCCTCTATGGTGCGATTAATGGTCTATCAA
This window of the Aquiflexum balticum DSM 16537 genome carries:
- a CDS encoding IS1634 family transposase — translated: MFVRRKKNSSGSFSIQIIQKVGRINKVVKSFGSSFDAVELDILERQAQLEIERIQGQTYLFSNDRDSSLKSILSNVGNNQIELVGPDNILGRVYESMGYHKIGGDDLFRDLVMSRLVYPGSKLKTVDYLSRFKNKEVSVYSIYRYMDKIHKEFKEDIEKITFKHFEKILGGHIGIVFYDMTTLFFEAPDEDDLRKIGYSKDGKHQHPQIKLGLLVGSEGYPLGYDIFEGSTYEGYTLIPVLENIQKKFSIGKPIVIADAGLLSGANIKALIGHGYKFVLGGKIRNESKEIKDAIQELEITEDNPGEVKKDGYRLVVSFSDKRLKKDAHNRKKGLEKLEKKVKNGKIDKSSINNRGYNKYLKLESEIKVAIDYSKYQLDARWDGLKGYLTNTDMKAREVIDAYGNLWQIEKAFRISKTDIRIRPIYHRIPERIQTHICICFVSYAVFKEMERLLKKRKVSFSANRAIELTKNMYQIRVFLPDSKTYTTVPLKPTQEQQELISAIMKT